Genomic DNA from Catellatospora sp. TT07R-123:
GTCGCCGTCGGCCGCGTCGACCAATACCTCCGGCCAATCCGGGAAGGCTTCTCGGATCGACAGCTCGGGGCCCCCGAGCACCGCCGAGACGCGCGGCAGCATCTCAGGCAGTGCGCCCAGCCTCGCGTGCTGCTCCATTTCCACCAGGCGCCAGGGGTCGGCGTACATGGCGCGCAGCTCGTCCAGGTCCCAGTGGCCGTGCATCGAGACCAGTTGCGCCACCTCACGGAGCGCGCCGTGAACAGCGCCGCGGGGAAGGATGCCGGAGCCGCCGGACGAGAAATGTGCCGGGAAGACACCGTCGCGATTGATCGCCAGCACCCACACTATCGGGAGCCGGATGTCCTGGGTCGCGACCAGGACGTGCACGTCGAATCCGCGCGCCTCGATGAACTCGATCAGTGCCTGGCACCCGTGGTCGACGATGCTCGAGTTGACGATTCGCGGTAGAGGTCTGCGCCCGTGCCAGGACAGGAGGAAGGCGTCGCGTTCGGCCAACTCCAGCAGCGAGTGCAGTGTCGCCTCCTCCAAGCTCGCCCCGGCCGCACAGCCGCTGGCGGATTCGTGGAAGAACCTTCGATGAGTGGCCGGGTCGGCGCCTCGGGCGGCGCGACGATCCCGGCGGAAGGTGTACTCGTACTGGTAGTACGCGATGTCTGCCGGCACGAGGCGGGGCTCACCGGTCGCCAGGTCATGGCCCCACACCCAGTCGGTCGGGCTGGACCTGTCCCACGGCGTCACCGTGCAGGAGGGGTGCGCGAGCTGGGCCGGCGCATAGCGGCCCAGCGTCCAGGGGTCCAGCGCGCGATCGCTGATGTCGTCGAAGGCCACGTCCGTCAGTACCGCGGCGTCGAACGGGAATCCGGCGAAACGCTCGTACGCCTCGATGATCGCCACTGCCTCACTCTCACCGAAGGTGGTCCCATGCCCGTACCCCCGCTTCGGGCAGTCGGGCATCTGGGCGCCGCTCGTGGCGAACGGCCCCTTCGCCTCGCGTACGAGTGCGCCGACCGGGCCGAACCGGCTGTCGACGAGACGACTGCGCAGGACGTTGTTCTTGATCAACGCCGCGGAGGCTCTCCCCCGGCCCGGATCTTCCTCAAGCGCCGGCCGTCCGATGAAACCCAGCGGATCCGGAGCAGCGGCAGCTTCCGCCGGATGACGTGCGCAGATCGAACACTCGGCGCTACGCGCGATCCGGTGCCGGCGCAGGCCGCCCGCACCCACGGCCAGCAGCGTGCCGACGCGCAACGGCTCCAACCGCAACTGCGCAACAGCCGCTGAGAGCAGGTGCGGCAGGAATGGGTGGTTCGTCATCGTGCGCACCCGGGCGTACCTCAGGTCGTTTACGAGGGGGTGCTCCTGGACCGCCCGTTCCCGGAACTCGGCGCAGCCGGCGCAGCCGACCTGATCGATGGCACGCCAGCGCGGCCCGATGAGAACCTCGTCCTGGAGGATGCGGACAGATACCAGCTCATCGGCGGCGCCGTGCGCCCATTGCGAGCGTTCCCAATCAAGGTTCCAGCCACGTGACGCGGCGATCCGAGCCGCGGGCATCACGGCGGACAGCTGCGTCAGCGGTTCAGCCCAGACGTCGTCCGAGGCGGTCAGACCTGGGCCCCAGACGAGCTGCTCGTCCATGAGGGTCATCGGCAGACTCCTTCCGCAGGAACCAGTTGGACCGACCCGGTCCAGAAGGGGAGCTGTCCGAGCACCGGATCAGATCCGCTGGGACGCCCCTCTGCCCTTCTCCCGCTTGCGGCGAGGTAGTCGCATAGCTGCGCCCGCAGTCGGCTGATCCGCTCGGGATCGCCGTAGACCAGCCGGCCGGTGCGGAGTCGAGACATGGTTGCCGCCTGCCCGGCCGCCGACACCTGTCGGCTGGCGAGAACGGTCGCGAGTGCTTCGAAACCCGCGCCTCTCTCGTCTTCCGCCCATGCCGCAGCGAGCATCGCCCCGTCCTCGTCATGGGCCGACACCATAGGCCAGTCGACTCCAGGCAGCGCGCTCACCTTGAGCTGAAGCTCCCCCACCCCCGACACCGCCAGCGCCCGACGGACTCGGCGACCGTCCGCGTCGCACATGGCATCGGTGGAGTCGCCCGTGTATTCGGCTTCATCGGCCAGGAGCCTGAGCACACCGTCCAGGAGCCAGCGCTCCGCGGTCAGGCCGGCCGGTGCCGCCCCCATCAGCCGCACCCCGTCCACTGCGATCACCAACGTGGCGGCCTCCTGGTCCGGACCCCACGACGCCACGTTCTCCCGGGAAGGTCCCTCTCGCAACTCGATCTCCCGGAGTGCGAGCGGCACCTGCGGAAGGGTCTTCTCCCCCGGTCCAGACGCGAACAGACCGGTCCACTCCTTGGACATGTCCACCACGGCGGCGAGGACCTGCGGGACAGCCACCTCGGCGGAGTCGACGGATTCAAGCCGGAGCCGAGCCGACGGCTCGATCACCGCCCGCGGGGTGTAGGCCGGTCGATCCACGGCCGGCTGATGTCCGTGGACGACGGCGAACGTGCCGGTGGCGAGGCCTGCGAGTGCGTCGAAGAGCAGATGCCCGGCGAAGCCGAGCGCGAATGCATCGGCGACCTCGGCATCCGGTGCCGTGCCATCCCGCCGCCAGCGGTCCGCCCGCTTCCAGATCTCGGCCACGGTCGGCAGATCCTTGCGGCTCACCGCCGGACCGGCGACCCGCAGGACGTCGCCGAGCAGGACGGGTACCACCAACGTCTCGGCCGCACCGGGCAGGGTGATGCCGGACAGCTCCTCCGGCCGGGCGACACAGCAGAGAACACCGTCGACGTCCAGGTCGCCGTCGGATTCGCTACAGCTCACCTGGCTGAACCCGATCTCCAGCAGCGTGGCCACGACAGCGGCACCGCTGGCCGGCAGGCCGCGCACGGCCAGCTTCCCCCCACGCAGACGTTCGAACGCCCCGTGCGGCTCGCTGCTCACCGCCTCAAGGAACGCGAGGGCGTGACCTGCCGCTCCGCGCGGAGCTGCCCCGAGGTCTCCAGCGTCCTTCTCGGTCAGCAGCATTCCGTGCTCGCTCAGGCCGTGCAGGATCCGCCGCACCAC
This window encodes:
- a CDS encoding TOMM precursor leader peptide-binding protein, which produces MTLMDEQLVWGPGLTASDDVWAEPLTQLSAVMPAARIAASRGWNLDWERSQWAHGAADELVSVRILQDEVLIGPRWRAIDQVGCAGCAEFRERAVQEHPLVNDLRYARVRTMTNHPFLPHLLSAAVAQLRLEPLRVGTLLAVGAGGLRRHRIARSAECSICARHPAEAAAAPDPLGFIGRPALEEDPGRGRASAALIKNNVLRSRLVDSRFGPVGALVREAKGPFATSGAQMPDCPKRGYGHGTTFGESEAVAIIEAYERFAGFPFDAAVLTDVAFDDISDRALDPWTLGRYAPAQLAHPSCTVTPWDRSSPTDWVWGHDLATGEPRLVPADIAYYQYEYTFRRDRRAARGADPATHRRFFHESASGCAAGASLEEATLHSLLELAERDAFLLSWHGRRPLPRIVNSSIVDHGCQALIEFIEARGFDVHVLVATQDIRLPIVWVLAINRDGVFPAHFSSGGSGILPRGAVHGALREVAQLVSMHGHWDLDELRAMYADPWRLVEMEQHARLGALPEMLPRVSAVLGGPELSIREAFPDWPEVLVDAADGDVTGALRFVHDLYRDAGLREVVVVDQRTREHVDASIAVVKAVVPGMVPMCFGYAQQRLVGLPRLDAVMKGTVQDHPEVPFDPHPFP